From a region of the Halomicrobium mukohataei DSM 12286 genome:
- a CDS encoding metal-dependent hydrolase produces the protein MMATTHALWGMAVALPVLASEPTLAPVAFGAGLAGGLLPDLDLYAGHRKTLHYPVYAPLAAVPAVTLAIATPSTVTVGIAVGLTAMALHAVTDAAGGGLELRPWLADSDRAVYSHYHGRWIRPRRWVRYDGAPEDLAVAGIATVSLAAVAGSAVTAVAVALLAVSAVYVLVRKSLATLAEHLVGLLPTPVLSYVPERYRESQ, from the coding sequence ATGATGGCGACGACCCACGCGCTCTGGGGGATGGCGGTCGCGTTGCCGGTCCTGGCGAGCGAGCCGACACTCGCGCCGGTAGCCTTCGGAGCGGGACTCGCGGGTGGTCTGCTCCCCGACCTCGATCTCTACGCCGGCCACCGGAAGACGCTGCACTATCCGGTGTATGCGCCGCTGGCCGCTGTCCCGGCGGTCACACTCGCGATCGCCACGCCCTCGACGGTGACGGTCGGGATCGCCGTGGGCCTCACCGCGATGGCGCTCCACGCCGTCACCGACGCTGCGGGCGGTGGCCTCGAACTCCGACCGTGGCTCGCCGACTCTGATCGGGCCGTCTACAGCCACTATCACGGCCGCTGGATCCGTCCCCGGCGGTGGGTCCGCTACGACGGTGCTCCCGAGGATCTCGCCGTCGCCGGCATCGCGACCGTGTCACTCGCCGCCGTCGCCGGCAGTGCCGTCACCGCGGTCGCCGTCGCGTTGCTGGCTGTCTCGGCCGTGTACGTCCTGGTGCGCAAGTCGCTGGCGACGCTGGCCGAGCACCTCGTCGGCCTGCTCCCGACACCCGTCCTGTCCTACGTCCCCGAGCGCTACCGCGAGAGTCAGTAG
- a CDS encoding universal stress protein, whose product MYDRILLPTDMSPGVDRAIEHAIDAAERYDAALHVLYVVDADAYSSYPGDEYVHEFEGLEHALEEAGRDAVEAITARAADAGIDTVSEIRHGVPHEEILAYGDEADIDLTVVGSKNRAGEYRRLLGSVAERVARLSERPVTVVKTPVESS is encoded by the coding sequence ATGTACGACCGAATCCTCCTCCCGACGGACATGAGCCCCGGTGTCGACCGGGCGATCGAGCACGCGATCGACGCCGCCGAGCGATACGACGCCGCCCTCCACGTGCTGTACGTCGTCGACGCCGACGCCTACAGCTCCTACCCCGGCGACGAGTACGTCCACGAGTTCGAAGGACTGGAACACGCGCTCGAAGAAGCCGGCCGCGACGCGGTCGAAGCGATCACCGCCAGGGCGGCCGACGCGGGGATCGACACGGTGAGCGAGATCCGCCACGGTGTCCCACACGAGGAGATCCTCGCGTACGGCGACGAAGCCGACATCGACCTGACTGTCGTCGGGTCGAAAAACCGGGCCGGAGAGTACCGTCGGCTGCTCGGCAGCGTCGCAGAGCGGGTTGCTCGACTGTCGGAACGGCCCGTAACGGTCGTGAAGACGCCGGTCGAATCGTCCTGA
- a CDS encoding IclR family transcriptional regulator, protein MPQRNNSGEIQSVQTAFQILEELRRRNEASLMELTDAFSLSKSSIHNYLSTLEGDGYVVKDGSTYRLSLKHLALGGKARHREQIYDIARDEVTDLAEETGEMANLLVEENGKGIYIHRDHGADAVKTDSYVGQRVNLHSTALGNAILAHLPEERVDEIIEQHGLPGMTENTITERDELFERLKRVRTEGVAFDDEARVKGLRCVAVPIVNNDDVVEGAISVSGPTSRLQGDRFRSELPAKLKSVANVIELNITYT, encoded by the coding sequence ATGCCCCAACGGAACAACTCCGGCGAGATACAGTCAGTGCAAACGGCCTTCCAGATCCTCGAAGAGTTGCGCCGCCGCAACGAGGCGAGTCTGATGGAGCTGACCGACGCCTTCTCGCTGTCGAAGAGCAGCATCCACAACTACCTGAGCACGCTCGAAGGGGACGGCTACGTCGTCAAGGACGGCAGCACGTACCGGCTCAGTCTCAAACACCTCGCGCTCGGGGGCAAGGCCCGACACAGAGAGCAGATATACGACATCGCCCGTGACGAAGTGACCGACCTGGCCGAGGAGACCGGCGAGATGGCGAACCTCCTCGTCGAGGAGAACGGCAAGGGGATCTACATCCACCGGGATCACGGAGCCGACGCCGTCAAGACCGACTCCTACGTCGGCCAGCGGGTCAACCTCCACAGCACGGCGCTGGGTAACGCGATCCTCGCACACCTCCCCGAGGAACGCGTCGACGAGATCATCGAGCAACACGGCCTCCCGGGGATGACCGAGAACACGATCACCGAACGCGACGAACTGTTCGAGCGCCTGAAACGCGTTCGAACCGAGGGCGTCGCCTTCGACGACGAAGCCCGCGTCAAGGGCCTGCGGTGTGTCGCCGTCCCGATCGTGAACAACGACGACGTCGTCGAGGGCGCGATCAGCGTCTCCGGACCGACGAGCCGACTCCAGGGAGATCGCTTCCGTTCGGAACTCCCTGCGAAGCTCAAGAGCGTCGCCAACGTCATCGAACTCAACATCACGTACACGTAG
- a CDS encoding aldo/keto reductase: protein MRQMPAIGLGTWQNTDPDTCRESVRLALEAGYRHVDTAQYYDNERLVGEGIAEADVPREEVFVATKVHAEKFGLAHEEVIEGLEASLDRLGLDSLDLLYVHWPVGNYDPAETMPAFDELRERGLIDHVGLSNFSAELLDEALAELSAPLFAHQVEMHPLLQQDELLAHAREHDYNLVAYSPLARGNVFELPELQSIAEKHGVSEAQVSLAWLQSKGVVTPIPKASSEEHIRDNLASRELELDEEDVEAIEAIDRTERFVERDGAPWL, encoded by the coding sequence ATGCGTCAGATGCCAGCGATTGGACTCGGTACGTGGCAAAACACCGACCCGGACACCTGTCGAGAGAGCGTCCGTCTCGCACTCGAAGCGGGCTACCGCCACGTCGACACCGCACAGTACTACGACAACGAACGGCTCGTCGGAGAGGGCATCGCCGAGGCCGACGTGCCCCGAGAGGAAGTGTTCGTCGCGACGAAAGTCCACGCCGAGAAGTTCGGACTCGCCCACGAGGAAGTGATCGAGGGACTGGAAGCCAGCCTCGACCGCCTCGGACTCGACTCGCTTGACCTGCTGTACGTCCACTGGCCGGTGGGCAACTACGATCCCGCGGAGACGATGCCGGCGTTCGACGAACTCCGAGAGCGGGGCCTGATCGACCACGTCGGCCTGAGCAACTTCTCGGCCGAACTCCTCGACGAGGCGCTTGCTGAGCTCTCCGCCCCGCTGTTTGCCCACCAGGTCGAGATGCATCCGCTGCTCCAGCAGGACGAACTGCTGGCTCACGCACGCGAACACGACTACAACCTCGTGGCCTACTCGCCGCTGGCACGCGGGAACGTCTTCGAGCTGCCCGAACTCCAGTCGATCGCGGAGAAACACGGCGTCAGTGAGGCACAGGTCAGTCTCGCCTGGCTCCAGTCCAAAGGCGTGGTGACGCCGATCCCGAAGGCGTCGAGCGAAGAACACATCCGCGACAACCTCGCGTCGCGCGAACTCGAACTCGACGAGGAGGACGTCGAGGCGATCGAGGCGATCGACCGGACCGAGCGGTTCGTCGAGCGCGACGGCGCGCCGTGGCTCTGA
- a CDS encoding Gfo/Idh/MocA family protein translates to MSYNAAIIGTGGIAGMGILGMHDEDAIGNEKIDASHAGGYASTSEIELVAVADVDEDKLDTFGDAWDIPDSGRYLDHETMLASEDLDVVSICTPSYLHDGHAIDAAQSPADPDVIWCEKPIASDVSRAQEMVDTCAETGTELVVNHSFRFTEKLQRLRYLIQHENILGDVRSVSTQYRMELMRNSTHVLDTLVFLLDTVPREVNGYITGENEAVDSLDVDETVDDAGGGGYVVMEDGTFVTVDCTIPRDISSMTLNFVGTEGKLYLNNDDGEWRYWRLEDGEHVETPLDSIDGEWTWDDDYKNSFANAAAHVQDLLAGESENYSPGEEAVRSLEMIVGFYVSHYTGGVVDVPLDRPLRDVTITSW, encoded by the coding sequence ATGAGCTACAACGCAGCGATCATCGGAACGGGCGGTATCGCCGGCATGGGCATCCTCGGGATGCACGACGAGGACGCCATCGGAAACGAAAAGATCGACGCCAGTCACGCTGGCGGCTACGCCAGCACGTCGGAGATCGAACTCGTCGCCGTCGCGGACGTAGACGAGGACAAGCTCGACACGTTCGGCGACGCGTGGGACATCCCCGACAGTGGCCGCTATCTGGACCACGAGACGATGCTCGCGAGCGAAGACCTCGACGTGGTCTCGATCTGTACGCCGTCGTATCTCCACGACGGCCACGCGATCGACGCCGCACAGTCGCCCGCCGATCCGGACGTGATCTGGTGTGAGAAGCCGATCGCCTCGGACGTGTCCCGGGCACAGGAGATGGTCGACACCTGCGCGGAGACGGGGACGGAACTGGTCGTCAACCACTCGTTTCGGTTCACCGAGAAGCTCCAGCGGCTCCGCTATCTCATCCAGCACGAGAACATTCTGGGCGACGTGCGGTCGGTCAGCACCCAGTACCGCATGGAGCTGATGCGCAACTCGACACACGTCCTCGACACGCTCGTCTTCCTGCTCGATACGGTGCCACGGGAGGTCAACGGCTACATCACCGGCGAAAACGAGGCCGTCGACTCGCTCGACGTCGACGAGACGGTCGACGACGCCGGTGGCGGCGGCTACGTGGTCATGGAGGACGGGACCTTCGTGACGGTCGACTGTACGATTCCCCGCGATATCTCTTCGATGACGCTGAACTTCGTCGGCACCGAGGGGAAACTCTATCTCAACAACGACGACGGCGAGTGGCGCTACTGGCGGCTCGAAGACGGCGAACACGTCGAGACGCCACTGGACAGCATCGACGGCGAGTGGACCTGGGACGACGACTACAAGAACTCCTTCGCCAACGCCGCCGCCCACGTCCAGGACCTCCTCGCGGGTGAATCGGAGAACTACTCGCCCGGCGAGGAGGCCGTGCGATCCCTGGAGATGATCGTCGGCTTCTACGTCTCACACTACACCGGCGGCGTCGTCGACGTTCCCCTCGACCGACCGCTGCGTGACGTGACGATCACGTCCTGGTGA
- a CDS encoding DUF2264 domain-containing protein: MGNPVTENPLETRSDVQRAVRQLVAPLEAHHSPGGALVRVGAAGASFPNHEAGIEGYARSLWGLATLAAGGGEFDGWERYRAGLVNGTDPDHPEYWGTIADGRQKVVEGSCLGMALGLVPERLWEPLDEAERERVQTWLTAANGEWIPDNNWRFFRVLANVGLSSVGASFDRQQVATDLDRLETFALENGWYADGPDAPVDYYCAWTMHVEGLLYAWLAEDDAERAARFRRRAVEFASEYRHLFEPSGRAVPYGRSLTYRFAQAAFWGALALVGRDADLPWGEIRGLWLRNLRWWFDQPIFAADGTLTVGYRYPSQKMTERYNSPSSPYWAFRAFLPLIADADHPFWTAEERPLPELDRQRPIEAADLLVRRGPDHVVAFTGDTATPRYRNKYDKFAYSSHFGFGVDDGIAGLDACGIDSTLVVSTDGEHFRGRTADLDGSVDDGVAASTWDPFDDVTVRTKVLPVGPWHVRIHQLEAARAIETAEGGFALPTTEERYADDVRETTEGQMAAVSFEDFSGLRAVGGGNRCEPAVTTPVPNTNVQHPRTAVPVLSRSFEPGSYRFASAVLGVPGTASPTAWTEPPTVEWTWSGVTVGDGEGETVQTVSLEQK, translated from the coding sequence ATGGGAAATCCAGTCACGGAGAACCCACTGGAGACGCGGTCGGACGTACAGCGAGCGGTGCGACAGCTCGTCGCACCCCTGGAAGCACACCACAGTCCGGGCGGGGCACTCGTTCGCGTCGGCGCGGCCGGCGCGTCGTTCCCGAACCACGAAGCGGGGATCGAGGGGTACGCTCGCTCGCTGTGGGGCCTCGCCACACTCGCGGCCGGCGGCGGCGAGTTCGACGGGTGGGAACGGTATCGGGCGGGACTGGTCAACGGAACGGACCCGGATCACCCTGAGTACTGGGGCACGATCGCCGACGGGCGACAGAAGGTCGTCGAGGGCTCCTGTCTGGGAATGGCGCTCGGGCTCGTCCCCGAGCGGCTCTGGGAGCCACTCGACGAGGCGGAACGCGAGCGAGTACAGACCTGGCTGACGGCGGCCAACGGCGAGTGGATCCCGGACAACAACTGGCGCTTTTTCCGGGTGCTGGCCAACGTCGGGCTGTCGTCGGTCGGTGCCTCGTTCGACCGCCAGCAGGTCGCGACCGACCTGGACCGTCTGGAAACGTTCGCGCTGGAGAACGGCTGGTACGCCGACGGTCCGGACGCCCCGGTCGACTACTACTGTGCGTGGACGATGCACGTCGAGGGGCTCCTCTACGCCTGGCTGGCCGAGGACGATGCCGAGCGAGCGGCCCGGTTCAGGCGGCGGGCGGTCGAGTTCGCAAGCGAGTACCGCCACCTGTTCGAGCCCAGCGGGCGCGCGGTCCCCTACGGCCGGAGTCTCACCTACCGGTTCGCCCAGGCCGCGTTCTGGGGCGCGCTCGCGCTCGTCGGTCGAGACGCCGACCTCCCGTGGGGCGAGATCAGGGGGCTGTGGCTCCGGAATCTCCGGTGGTGGTTCGACCAGCCGATCTTCGCCGCCGACGGGACGCTGACCGTCGGCTACCGCTACCCCTCACAGAAGATGACCGAGCGGTACAACTCCCCGTCCTCGCCGTACTGGGCGTTTCGGGCGTTCCTGCCCCTGATCGCCGACGCGGACCACCCCTTCTGGACGGCCGAGGAACGGCCGCTGCCCGAACTCGACCGCCAGCGGCCGATCGAGGCGGCGGACCTGCTCGTCCGGCGCGGGCCGGACCACGTCGTCGCGTTCACCGGCGACACCGCCACGCCCCGCTACCGGAACAAGTACGACAAGTTCGCCTACTCCAGTCACTTCGGGTTCGGCGTCGACGACGGGATCGCCGGACTCGACGCCTGTGGAATCGACAGCACGCTCGTGGTCAGTACGGACGGCGAGCACTTCCGCGGACGGACGGCGGACCTCGACGGCAGCGTCGACGACGGCGTCGCGGCGTCGACGTGGGACCCCTTCGACGACGTGACAGTCAGGACGAAGGTGCTCCCGGTCGGACCGTGGCACGTCCGCATCCACCAGCTCGAAGCCGCGCGAGCGATCGAGACCGCGGAGGGCGGCTTCGCGCTGCCGACGACCGAGGAACGGTACGCCGACGACGTACGAGAGACGACCGAGGGACAGATGGCGGCGGTGTCGTTCGAGGACTTCAGCGGTCTCCGGGCCGTCGGCGGCGGGAACCGCTGTGAGCCAGCGGTGACCACACCGGTCCCGAACACGAACGTCCAGCATCCCCGTACCGCGGTCCCGGTCCTCTCTCGCTCCTTCGAGCCCGGCAGTTACCGGTTCGCGTCGGCCGTCCTCGGCGTGCCGGGGACAGCCAGCCCGACGGCCTGGACCGAACCGCCGACCGTCGAGTGGACCTGGTCGGGGGTCACCGTCGGCGACGGCGAGGGAGAGACGGTACAGACAGTCAGTCTCGAACAGAAGTAG
- a CDS encoding nickel pincer cofactor-dependent isomerase, group 22: MERNQSASELSVPEATIVDACGDLDLPKLGVVEQVWETDPIPAAAIDAHVESAVDALELDDVPAGGEIALGVGSRGIDNVSEIVAAAVSTLEDRGYDPFVFPAMGSHGGATGEGQAEMLAELGVTESSIGCEIRSSMDVVEVGRTPERDVPVVADAHAAGADAIVPINRVKPHTDFDGAVESGLSKMLVIGMGKQRGAKIAHEWAVDWSFRNMIPEIAGQLLDALPVVGGIALLEDQHDETTLIEGVPPGGFLDRERELLERAYDVMPTLPFSELDVVVFDRQGKDISGQGLDTNVIGRRAFAINEPAPDEPTIKRIYTRGLTAATHGNAMGVGSADLIHEDVVAELDAETTLINALTASTVRGVRLPPVVESDRAGLVAALSTIGVVDPETVRVVRARDTMHLARFFASEALIEDARQREDLRVVEEATPIEFDDGAFSASLAD, translated from the coding sequence ATGGAGCGAAACCAAAGCGCCAGCGAACTCTCGGTTCCGGAGGCGACGATCGTCGACGCGTGTGGCGATCTCGACCTCCCGAAACTCGGTGTCGTCGAACAGGTCTGGGAGACCGATCCGATCCCGGCCGCGGCCATCGACGCCCACGTCGAGAGCGCCGTCGATGCTCTCGAACTCGACGACGTGCCCGCGGGCGGCGAGATCGCGCTGGGCGTCGGCAGCCGGGGAATCGACAACGTCTCCGAGATCGTCGCAGCGGCCGTCTCGACGCTCGAAGACAGGGGGTACGATCCGTTCGTCTTCCCGGCGATGGGGAGCCACGGCGGCGCGACCGGCGAGGGACAGGCCGAGATGCTCGCGGAACTGGGCGTCACGGAGTCGTCGATCGGCTGTGAGATCCGGTCCAGCATGGACGTGGTCGAGGTGGGCCGAACGCCCGAGCGGGACGTGCCGGTCGTCGCCGACGCCCACGCCGCCGGGGCCGACGCCATCGTCCCGATCAACCGCGTCAAGCCCCACACCGACTTCGACGGGGCCGTCGAGAGCGGGCTCTCGAAGATGCTCGTCATCGGGATGGGCAAGCAACGGGGCGCGAAGATCGCCCACGAGTGGGCCGTCGACTGGTCGTTCCGGAACATGATCCCGGAGATCGCCGGGCAGCTGCTCGACGCGTTGCCGGTCGTGGGCGGGATCGCCCTGCTGGAAGATCAGCACGACGAGACGACGCTGATCGAGGGCGTCCCACCGGGTGGCTTCCTCGACCGCGAGCGGGAACTGCTCGAACGGGCCTACGATGTCATGCCGACGCTGCCCTTCTCGGAGCTCGACGTGGTCGTGTTCGACAGACAGGGCAAGGACATCAGCGGCCAGGGGCTCGACACGAACGTCATCGGCCGTCGGGCCTTCGCGATCAACGAGCCGGCACCCGACGAGCCGACGATCAAGCGCATCTACACCCGCGGGCTGACGGCGGCGACCCACGGCAACGCGATGGGCGTCGGCTCGGCGGACCTGATCCACGAGGACGTGGTCGCCGAGCTGGACGCCGAGACGACCCTGATCAACGCGCTCACCGCCAGCACCGTCCGCGGCGTCCGTCTGCCGCCGGTCGTCGAGAGCGACAGGGCCGGTCTCGTCGCGGCGCTCTCGACCATCGGCGTCGTCGATCCCGAGACCGTTCGCGTGGTCCGGGCGCGTGACACCATGCACCTCGCTCGCTTCTTCGCCTCCGAGGCCCTGATCGAGGACGCACGCCAGCGCGAGGACCTCCGGGTCGTCGAGGAAGCGACGCCGATCGAGTTCGACGACGGCGCGTTCAGCGCCTCGCTGGCGGACTGA
- a CDS encoding fumarylacetoacetate hydrolase family protein, whose translation MRFVRYTDGTTPAWGLEREQTIHALSDLPWGEPSLNDLANPSYRSHVAARIENGASTQIDPTAVSLLAPVPQPGKIVCCGLNYHDHAQEQDETVPDSPMLFGKAPTAVTNPADPIVHPDPEGPPQVDYEVELAVVVGDTISSVDEADAYDHIAGYTVLNDVSERTAQNEDGQFFRGKSYDTFAPMGPRLVTGDDIDPNALDVELRVDGETKQSSNTEQFIFDVGELVAYISDAMTLRPGDVISTGTPGGVGIFRDPVEVLEPGQTVEAEIEGIGTLRNPVVGR comes from the coding sequence ATGCGCTTCGTTCGATACACCGACGGAACGACCCCAGCGTGGGGTCTGGAACGCGAACAGACGATTCACGCACTGTCCGATCTCCCGTGGGGAGAGCCGTCACTGAACGACCTCGCGAACCCCAGCTACCGATCACACGTCGCAGCCCGCATCGAGAACGGGGCGTCGACGCAGATCGATCCCACCGCTGTGTCGCTGCTCGCACCGGTGCCACAGCCGGGCAAGATCGTCTGCTGTGGCCTCAACTACCACGATCACGCCCAGGAGCAAGACGAGACGGTGCCGGACAGCCCGATGCTGTTCGGGAAGGCCCCGACCGCCGTCACCAACCCGGCAGATCCGATCGTCCACCCCGATCCCGAGGGGCCGCCCCAGGTCGACTACGAGGTCGAACTGGCCGTCGTCGTCGGCGACACGATCTCCTCGGTCGACGAGGCCGACGCCTACGACCACATCGCCGGCTACACCGTGCTCAACGACGTGAGCGAGCGAACGGCCCAGAACGAAGACGGGCAGTTCTTCCGGGGCAAGAGCTACGACACGTTCGCCCCGATGGGGCCGCGACTGGTCACCGGCGACGACATCGATCCGAACGCCCTCGACGTGGAGTTGCGCGTCGACGGCGAGACGAAGCAGTCCTCGAACACCGAGCAGTTCATCTTCGACGTGGGCGAGCTCGTCGCCTACATCAGCGATGCCATGACGCTGCGGCCCGGCGACGTGATCTCGACGGGGACGCCCGGCGGCGTCGGCATCTTCCGCGATCCGGTCGAGGTGCTGGAACCGGGCCAGACGGTCGAGGCAGAGATCGAAGGTATCGGAACGCTTCGGAATCCGGTCGTCGGCCGATAG
- a CDS encoding glycerate kinase type-2 family protein, producing the protein MIENRATLERSPDHALALDCLERAIAAAAPEAAIRSAVSVTDETLSIADTEYDLTAYRDVFVVGGGKAASGVVAALESILGDHVTDGLVVTKHPTDGDRVRCVTGDHPLPSERNVRATTDLLELVAAADAETLVLPVVTGGTSALLTAPAGDLSLTELRETTALLLDSGAPIHEINAVRKHLSEVKGGRLARAAAPATVATLVLSDVVGNDLSAIGSGPTVPDETTYGDALAVLEWYDVTPPDAVASHLAAGDAGRRSETPTTAALSAERVRTHLVGDNALALDAARDVAREAGYTPLVVTSRLRGEAREAGTTLLAVAEEIAATGDPIEPPAVVLAGGECTVSITGEGGTGGPNQELALSAGIELTGETIVAAVDSDGEDGSSAVAGALVDGETVTDRAAAREALAANDAGRFLSETDATIRTGPTGTNVNDIVVLVVPDRA; encoded by the coding sequence ATGATCGAGAACCGAGCGACACTGGAGCGCAGTCCGGACCACGCTCTCGCACTCGACTGTCTCGAACGCGCGATCGCCGCCGCGGCACCCGAAGCGGCGATCCGGTCGGCCGTCTCTGTCACGGATGAAACGCTGTCGATCGCCGACACCGAGTACGACCTCACCGCGTACCGCGACGTGTTCGTCGTCGGCGGCGGGAAAGCCGCCAGCGGCGTCGTCGCCGCGCTGGAATCGATCCTCGGCGACCACGTTACCGACGGACTGGTCGTGACCAAACACCCGACCGACGGCGACCGCGTCCGGTGTGTCACCGGCGACCATCCGCTTCCGTCCGAGCGCAACGTCCGGGCCACGACCGACCTGCTGGAACTGGTGGCGGCCGCCGACGCCGAGACGCTCGTGCTCCCGGTCGTCACCGGCGGGACGAGCGCACTCCTGACGGCTCCGGCCGGCGACCTCTCGCTGACGGAACTCCGCGAGACGACGGCGCTGCTGCTCGACAGCGGCGCGCCCATCCACGAAATCAACGCGGTCCGCAAACACCTCTCGGAGGTCAAGGGGGGCCGCCTCGCACGGGCGGCCGCGCCGGCCACGGTCGCAACGCTCGTTCTCTCGGATGTCGTCGGCAACGACCTGTCGGCCATCGGCAGTGGGCCGACGGTCCCGGACGAGACGACCTACGGCGACGCCCTGGCCGTGCTCGAATGGTACGACGTTACGCCGCCGGACGCCGTCGCCTCGCACCTCGCGGCCGGGGACGCGGGTCGGCGGTCGGAAACGCCGACCACCGCTGCGCTGTCGGCCGAGCGCGTCCGGACGCACCTGGTCGGGGACAACGCGCTGGCGCTCGACGCGGCCCGCGATGTCGCACGCGAGGCGGGGTACACGCCGCTCGTGGTGACTTCGCGCCTGCGTGGCGAGGCCCGCGAGGCCGGCACGACCTTGCTGGCCGTCGCCGAGGAGATCGCCGCCACCGGCGACCCGATCGAACCGCCGGCAGTCGTGCTGGCCGGCGGGGAGTGTACCGTCTCGATCACCGGCGAGGGCGGGACCGGCGGTCCCAACCAGGAACTCGCGCTGTCGGCCGGGATCGAACTGACCGGCGAGACGATCGTCGCCGCCGTCGACAGCGACGGCGAGGACGGGAGTTCGGCGGTCGCTGGCGCGCTCGTCGACGGCGAGACGGTCACGGATCGGGCGGCCGCCCGAGAGGCGCTCGCCGCCAACGACGCGGGCCGGTTCCTGAGCGAGACGGACGCGACGATTCGGACCGGCCCCACGGGAACGAACGTCAACGACATCGTGGTCCTCGTGGTTCCCGATCGCGCCTGA